A part of Carettochelys insculpta isolate YL-2023 chromosome 1, ASM3395843v1, whole genome shotgun sequence genomic DNA contains:
- the LOC142021798 gene encoding histone H2B 1/2/3/4/6, giving the protein MPEPAKSAPAPKKGSKKAVTKTQKKGDKKRKKSRKESYSIYVYKVLKQVHPDTGISSKAMGIMNSFVNDIFERIAGEASRLAHYNKRSTITSREIQTAVRLLLPGELAKHAVSEGTKAVTKYTSSK; this is encoded by the coding sequence ATGCCAGAACCGGCAAAATCTGCTCCTGCGCCTAAGAAGGGGTCTAAAAAAGCAGTGACCAAGACCCAAAAAAAAGGAGATAAGAAACGGAAGAAGAGCAGAAAGGAGAGTTACTCTATCTACGTGTACAAAGTACTGAAGCAAGTTCATCCCGACACTGGAATTTCTTCCAAGGCTATGGGCATCATGAACTCCTTTGTAAATGACATCTTCGAGCGCATTGCGGGGGAAGCGTCTCGTCTGGCTCATTACAACAAGCGCTCGACCATCACTTCTCGCGAGATCCAGACCGCCGTGCGTCTTCTTCTCCCGGGGGAGCTCGCCAAGCACGCTGTGTCTGAGGGCACTAAGGCCGTCACTAAGTACACAAGTTCTAAGTAA
- the LOC142021747 gene encoding histone H1-like isoform X4: MSETAPVATPAVSAPGTKTSAKKPKKAAGSSKARKPSGPSVTELITKAVSASKERKGLSLAALKKALAAGGYDVEKNNSRIKLGLKSLVSKGTLVQTKGTGASGSFKLNKKPGETKEKTPKKKSAAKPKKPAAKKPASAAKKAKKAAAVKKSPKKAKKPAAAAAKKVAKSPKKAKPAKPKKAAKSPAKAKTVKPKAAKPKPTKPKAGSSEAGFV, from the coding sequence ATGTCGGAAACTGCGCCTGTTGCCACTCCTGCCGTGTCAGCTCCTGGCACAAAAACCTCTGCTAAAAAGCCGAAGAAGGCAGCAGGAAGCTCAAAAGCCCGTAAGCCATCGGGGCCCAGCGTGACCGAGCTGATCACCAAGGCGGTGTCAGCTTCGAAGGAACGCAAAGGGCTGTCCTTGGCCGCTCTTAAGAAGGCTCTGGCCGCCGGAGGGTACGATGTGGAGAAGAACAACAGCCGCATCAAGTTGGGACTGAAGAGCCTGGTGAGCAAGGGCACCTTGGTGCAGACAAAGGGCACCGGCGCTTCCGGTTCCTTTAAACTTAATAAGAAGCCGGGTGAAACTAAGGAAAAGACACCCAAGAAGAAGTCAGCGGCAAAACCTAAGAAGCCTGCCGCCAAGAAGCCCGCCAGTGCCGCTAAGAAGGCCAAAAAGGCGGCGGCTGTGAAAAAGAGCCCGAAAAAAGCCAAGAAACCTGCAGCTGCGGCAGCCAAGAAGGTAGCTAAGAGCCCCAAAAAAGCTAAACCTGCCAAGCCCAAGAAGGCGGCAAAGAGCCCGGCTAAGGCCAAGACGGTGAAGCCCAAGGCTGCTAAACCCAAGCCAACCAAGCCCAAAGCAG
- the LOC142021747 gene encoding histone H1-like isoform X3: protein MSETAPVATPAVSAPGTKTSAKKPKKAAGSSKARKPSGPSVTELITKAVSASKERKGLSLAALKKALAAGGYDVEKNNSRIKLGLKSLVSKGTLVQTKGTGASGSFKLNKKPGETKEKTPKKKSAAKPKKPAAKKPASAAKKAKKAAAVKKSPKKAKKPAAAAAKKVAKSPKKAKPAKPKKAAKSPAKAKTVKPKAAKPKPTKPKAGSLLCKTTW from the coding sequence ATGTCGGAAACTGCGCCTGTTGCCACTCCTGCCGTGTCAGCTCCTGGCACAAAAACCTCTGCTAAAAAGCCGAAGAAGGCAGCAGGAAGCTCAAAAGCCCGTAAGCCATCGGGGCCCAGCGTGACCGAGCTGATCACCAAGGCGGTGTCAGCTTCGAAGGAACGCAAAGGGCTGTCCTTGGCCGCTCTTAAGAAGGCTCTGGCCGCCGGAGGGTACGATGTGGAGAAGAACAACAGCCGCATCAAGTTGGGACTGAAGAGCCTGGTGAGCAAGGGCACCTTGGTGCAGACAAAGGGCACCGGCGCTTCCGGTTCCTTTAAACTTAATAAGAAGCCGGGTGAAACTAAGGAAAAGACACCCAAGAAGAAGTCAGCGGCAAAACCTAAGAAGCCTGCCGCCAAGAAGCCCGCCAGTGCCGCTAAGAAGGCCAAAAAGGCGGCGGCTGTGAAAAAGAGCCCGAAAAAAGCCAAGAAACCTGCAGCTGCGGCAGCCAAGAAGGTAGCTAAGAGCCCCAAAAAAGCTAAACCTGCCAAGCCCAAGAAGGCGGCAAAGAGCCCGGCTAAGGCCAAGACGGTGAAGCCCAAGGCTGCTAAACCCAAGCCAACCAAGCCCAAAGCAG
- the LOC142021789 gene encoding histone H2A.J, translating to MSGRGKQGGKVRAKAKSRSSRAGLQFPVGRVHRLLRKGNYAERVGAGAPVYMAAVLEYLTAEILELAGNAARDNKKTRIIPRHLQLAIRNDEELNKLLGKVTIAQGGVLPNIQAVLLPKKTESHKAKSK from the coding sequence ATGTCAGGTCGGGGAAAACAAGGCGGCAAAGTGCGGGCTAAGGCAAAGTCTCGCTCTTCGCGGGCTGGGCTGCAGTTCCCCGTTGGCCGCGTGCACCGCTTGCTCCGCAAAGGTAATTACGCAGAACGAGTTGGGGCTGGTGCTCCAGTTTATATGGCCGCAGTGTTGGAGTATCTGACTGCTGAAATTTTGGAGCTCGCTGGCAACGCTGCTCGAGACAACAAGAAAACGAGGATCATTCCCCGCCACCTGCAGCTCGCCATCCGCAATGATGAAGAGCTCAACAAACTGCTGGGGAAAGTCACAATTGCGCAAGGTGGTGTCCTGCCCAACATCCAGGCCGTGCTGCTGCCTAAGAAAACCGAGAGCCATAAAGCTAAGAGCAAGTAA
- the LOC142021830 gene encoding butyrophilin subfamily 1 member A1-like isoform X2, whose translation MATVGTDVVLPCQLSPRTSAKEMEVRWHSSEIPGLAHHYVNGGDSTQKQNPHYLGRTELFKEELLNGNISLLLRKAQVADGGIYVCFIGNTLNYMEGFVELKVGAVGTGPTISVHHFQDQAVTLTCSSEGWYPEPVILWTNRHGQRQNSTISSLKDDQDLHNIQSHLYVKDNKNQVLVCQIQSSFRNQTRQSELQLSSDLFPSNNRTNVVTPVILCLLLIILGVVTGIILKSERKSRGKLQIAKELLKARNSAVQIRLDLNTAHPNLHISSDHLLIKHTDLKREVTDIPERFDAWACVLGSEILRAEKEYYWEVYVGDKSEWDLGITDGKANRKGWQDLKPENGYWGIRFFNDTDYIAFEDHPVKLRLGKQPEVIGIHLDGKAQRLDFYDVLEMSYIYTFSLKSSLDVYPYFCPGLNKNGKNKNPLRLCSLSGYHDRMSSTSIPSLATSNLEILGDTDGQDVAIQLPSLTNNNEDSTFPFLNQTPSHPFMQQQVPSRPSGNKHNCV comes from the exons ATGGCCACGGTTGGCACAGATGTCGTTCTTCCATGCCAGCTTTCTCCTcgcaccagtgccaaagagatgGAAGTGAGATGGCACAGCAGTGAGATTCCTGGCCTGGCCCATCATTATGTGAATGGGGGTGACTCCACGCAGAAGCAGAACCCACACTACCTGGGAAGGACAGAGTTGTTCAAGGAGGAGCTTCTCAATGGCAACATCTCTCTACTGCTAAGAAAGGCTcaggtggcagatggaggcaTCTATGTCTGCTTCATTGGCAACACATTGAATTACATGGAAGGCTTTGTGGAGTTAAAGGTTGGAG CTGTTGGCACAGGCCCCACAATCTCTGTGCACCATTTCCAGGACCAGGCTGTGACACTCACTTGCAGTTCAGAAGGGTGGTATCCGGAACCAGTTATACTGTGGACCAACAGGCATGGCCAAAGACAGAACTCAACTATTTCATCTCTGAAAGATGATCAAGATCTGCACAATATTCAGAGTCACCTGTACGTGAAAGATAACAAGAACCAAGTCCTGGTGTGTCAGATCCAAAGCAGCTTCCGAAACCAGACAAGACAGTCAGAGCTGCAGCTTTCCA GTGATTTATTCCCATCTAATAATCGCACAAATGTAGTCACCCCTGTAATATTGTGTTTGTTGCTCATCATATTGGGTGTGGTTACAGGCATCATACTCAAAAGTGAGAGAAAATCTAGAG GAAAGCTTCAAATTGCAAAAG agcTATTGAAGGCCCGAAACTCAGCTG TACAAATCAGACTGGATTTAAACACTGCCCATCCCAACCTTCACATTTCATCGGATCACCTACTCATAAAGCACACTGACCTGAAACGAGAAGTGACAGATATTCCGGAGAGATTTGATGCATGGGCCTGCGTGCTGGGATCTGAAATCCTCAGAGCTGAGAAGGAATATTACTGGGAAGTGTATGTGGGAGATAAATCAGAATGGGATCTTGGGATAACAGATGGGAAGGCCAATAGAAAAGGCTGGCAGGATTTGAAGCCAGAGAATGGGTATTGGGGGATACGATTTTTTAACGATACAGATTATATAGCTTTTGAGGATCATCCAGTTAAACTAAGACTTGGCAAGCAGCCTGAAGTAATTGGGATTCACTTGGATGGCAAGGCTCAGAGGTTAGATTTCTATGATGTTTTGGAAATGTCTTACATATACACGTTCAGCCTGAAATCCTCTCTGGATGTGTACCCCTATTTTTGTCCTGGTCTGAACAAAAATGGGAAGAACAAAAACCCTCTCAGACTTTGCTCTCTCTCTGGCTACCATGACCGGATGTCTTCAACTTCCATTCCTTCACTTGCCACTTCCAATCTGGAAATCTTGGGAGACACTGATGGACAGGATGTGGCCATACAACTCCCCAGCCTCACCAACAACAATGAAGATTCCACCTTTCCATTTCTAAACCAGACTCCTTCCCACCCATTCATGCAGCAGCAGGTGCCATCTCGTCCCTCTGGCAACAAGCACAACTGTGTCTAG
- the LOC142021830 gene encoding butyrophilin subfamily 1 member A1-like isoform X1: MLHMAMELPTRTGLWAFAFFFHIEFHVSSESFTLKASDSPVMATVGTDVVLPCQLSPRTSAKEMEVRWHSSEIPGLAHHYVNGGDSTQKQNPHYLGRTELFKEELLNGNISLLLRKAQVADGGIYVCFIGNTLNYMEGFVELKVGAVGTGPTISVHHFQDQAVTLTCSSEGWYPEPVILWTNRHGQRQNSTISSLKDDQDLHNIQSHLYVKDNKNQVLVCQIQSSFRNQTRQSELQLSSDLFPSNNRTNVVTPVILCLLLIILGVVTGIILKSERKSRGKLQIAKELLKARNSAVQIRLDLNTAHPNLHISSDHLLIKHTDLKREVTDIPERFDAWACVLGSEILRAEKEYYWEVYVGDKSEWDLGITDGKANRKGWQDLKPENGYWGIRFFNDTDYIAFEDHPVKLRLGKQPEVIGIHLDGKAQRLDFYDVLEMSYIYTFSLKSSLDVYPYFCPGLNKNGKNKNPLRLCSLSGYHDRMSSTSIPSLATSNLEILGDTDGQDVAIQLPSLTNNNEDSTFPFLNQTPSHPFMQQQVPSRPSGNKHNCV; encoded by the exons ATGCTTCACAT GGCTATGGAGCTGCCTACTAGGACTGGGCTCTGGGCCTTTGCCTTTTTCTTCCACATAGAATTTCATGTCTCCTCAG AAAGCTTTACCTTGAAAGCGTCAGATTCTCCAGTGATGGCCACGGTTGGCACAGATGTCGTTCTTCCATGCCAGCTTTCTCCTcgcaccagtgccaaagagatgGAAGTGAGATGGCACAGCAGTGAGATTCCTGGCCTGGCCCATCATTATGTGAATGGGGGTGACTCCACGCAGAAGCAGAACCCACACTACCTGGGAAGGACAGAGTTGTTCAAGGAGGAGCTTCTCAATGGCAACATCTCTCTACTGCTAAGAAAGGCTcaggtggcagatggaggcaTCTATGTCTGCTTCATTGGCAACACATTGAATTACATGGAAGGCTTTGTGGAGTTAAAGGTTGGAG CTGTTGGCACAGGCCCCACAATCTCTGTGCACCATTTCCAGGACCAGGCTGTGACACTCACTTGCAGTTCAGAAGGGTGGTATCCGGAACCAGTTATACTGTGGACCAACAGGCATGGCCAAAGACAGAACTCAACTATTTCATCTCTGAAAGATGATCAAGATCTGCACAATATTCAGAGTCACCTGTACGTGAAAGATAACAAGAACCAAGTCCTGGTGTGTCAGATCCAAAGCAGCTTCCGAAACCAGACAAGACAGTCAGAGCTGCAGCTTTCCA GTGATTTATTCCCATCTAATAATCGCACAAATGTAGTCACCCCTGTAATATTGTGTTTGTTGCTCATCATATTGGGTGTGGTTACAGGCATCATACTCAAAAGTGAGAGAAAATCTAGAG GAAAGCTTCAAATTGCAAAAG agcTATTGAAGGCCCGAAACTCAGCTG TACAAATCAGACTGGATTTAAACACTGCCCATCCCAACCTTCACATTTCATCGGATCACCTACTCATAAAGCACACTGACCTGAAACGAGAAGTGACAGATATTCCGGAGAGATTTGATGCATGGGCCTGCGTGCTGGGATCTGAAATCCTCAGAGCTGAGAAGGAATATTACTGGGAAGTGTATGTGGGAGATAAATCAGAATGGGATCTTGGGATAACAGATGGGAAGGCCAATAGAAAAGGCTGGCAGGATTTGAAGCCAGAGAATGGGTATTGGGGGATACGATTTTTTAACGATACAGATTATATAGCTTTTGAGGATCATCCAGTTAAACTAAGACTTGGCAAGCAGCCTGAAGTAATTGGGATTCACTTGGATGGCAAGGCTCAGAGGTTAGATTTCTATGATGTTTTGGAAATGTCTTACATATACACGTTCAGCCTGAAATCCTCTCTGGATGTGTACCCCTATTTTTGTCCTGGTCTGAACAAAAATGGGAAGAACAAAAACCCTCTCAGACTTTGCTCTCTCTCTGGCTACCATGACCGGATGTCTTCAACTTCCATTCCTTCACTTGCCACTTCCAATCTGGAAATCTTGGGAGACACTGATGGACAGGATGTGGCCATACAACTCCCCAGCCTCACCAACAACAATGAAGATTCCACCTTTCCATTTCTAAACCAGACTCCTTCCCACCCATTCATGCAGCAGCAGGTGCCATCTCGTCCCTCTGGCAACAAGCACAACTGTGTCTAG